ATGGGTCAGTACCACCCGCACGGCGACTCGGCGATCTACGACACCCTCGTGCGTCTCGCGCAGCCGTGGGTGATGCGGGCGCCGATGATCAGCGGCCAGGGCAACTTCGGCTCGCCGGGCGACGATCCCGCGGCCGCCATGCGGTACACCGAGTGCAAGCTCGCGCCGATCGCCATGGAGATGGTCAAGGACATCGACGAGGAGACCGTCGACTTCAAGGCCAACTACGACGGCCGCTCGCAGGAGCCGACCGTCCTGCCGGCGCGCATCCCGAACCTGCTGGTCAACGGCTCGGCCGGCATCGCGGTCGGCATGGCCACGAACATCCCGCCGCACAACCTGCGCGAGGTCGCCGAGGGCGTCCAGTGGGCGCTCGAGCACCCCGAGGCCTCCCGCGAGGAGCTCCTCGAGGCCCTGCTGGAGCGCATCAAGGGCCCCGACTTCCCGACTGACGGCCTGATCGTCGGCACCAGCGGCATCGAGGACATGTACCGCACGGGTCGCGGCTCGGTCCCGATGCGCGCCGTGGTCAGCATCGAGGAGGACACCAAGGGACGGATGCAGCTCGTCGTCACCGAGCTGCCCTACCAGGTGAACCCGGACGGCCTGATGCGCAAGATCGCCGACCTCGCCCAGAGCGGCCGGGTCCAGGGCATCAGCGACCTGCGCGACGAGTCCAGCGATCGCGCCGGCCGCCGCATCGTCATCGAGATCCGCCGCGACGCCGTGGCGCGGGTCGTGCTGAACAACCTCTACAAGCACACCGACCTGCAGACGAACTTCAGCGCGAACATGCTGGCGATCGTCGATGACGTGCCGCGCACGTTGACCCTCGACGGGTTCATCTCGCACTGGATCACCCACCAGATCAGCGTCATCCGGCGCCGCACCGAGTACCGCCTGCGCAAGGCCGAGGAGCGCGCCCACATCCTGCGCGGCCTGGTCAAGGCCCTCGACCTGCTCGACGACGTCATCGCGCTGATCCGGCGCAGCCCCACCGTCGACGAGGCGCGCCAGGGTCTGATGGAGCTGCTCGACATCGACGAGCTCCAGGCCACCGCCATCCTCGACATGCAGTTGCGTCGTCTGGCCGCCCTCGAGCGCCAGAAGATCATCGACGACCTCGCCGCCATCGAGCAGGAGATCGCCGCCTACAAGCTGATCCTGGCCAGCGAGGCCCGCCAGCGCGAGATCGTCGGCGAGGAACTGGCCGTCATCGTCGACAAGTATGGCGACGACCGACGCACCAAGATCATCGCCGCCGACGGCGACCTGTCCGACGAGGACCTCATCCCCGACGAGGACCTGGTCGTCACGATCACCAAGGGCGGCTACGCCAAGCGCACCAAGACCGATCTGTACCGGGTCCAGAACCGTGGCGGCAAGGGCGTGCGCGGGGCCTCGCTGCGCGGCGAGGACGTCGTCGAGCACGTGTTCTCCACGACGGCCCACCACTGGATCCTGTTCTTCACCACGGCCGGCCGGGTCTACCGTGCCAAGGCGTACCACCTGCCCGAGGGCGGCCGTGACGCCCGCGGCGGCCACGTCGCCGGCCTGCTGGCGTTCCAGCCGGACGAGGAGATCGCCCAGGTCCTGGCCATCCGCGACTACGAGCAGGCGCCGTACCTGGTGCTCGCCACCAAGCGCGGCCTGGTCAAGAAGACCCGCCTCACGGACTACAACAGCCCGCGCCAGGCCGGCGTCATCGCGATCAACTTCCGCGACGAGGACGACGAGCTGGTCGGTGCCGAGCTGGTCTCGCCCGAGGACGACATCCTGCTGATCAGCCGCAAGGCGCAGTCGATCCGCTTCCGGGCCGACGACGAGCAGCTGCGTCCGATGGGCCGCGCGACGTCCGGCGTCACGGGCATGAAGTTCCGCGACGACGACTCGCTGCTGTCGATGACCGTCATCAAGGCGGGCGCCGACGAGGAGGGCAAGGACGACGAGAGCCAGCAGCTCTACGTCTTCACCGTCACCGACGGCGGCTTCGCCAAGAAGACGCGCATCGACGAGTACCGCGTCCAGGGACGTGGCGGTCTGGGCATCAAGGCCATGCAGATCACCGAGTCCCGTGGGGAGCTGGTGGGTGGATTGGTCCTGCGTGACGACGATGACGTCATCAGCGTGACCGAGCACGGCCAGATCACGCGAAGCCTCGTGTCCGGTGTTCCTGTGAAGGGACGTGGCACGATGGGAGTGAGTTTCGTGAAGTTCAAGGGGAACGATCGGGTCGTGACCATCGCGCGCAACACCGATCTGACCGTCGAGGACGCCGCGGAGCCGGCCGAGGAGTCGAACACGAGTGGGGACGACAGTGACTGACCAGAAGCCCGGCGACGGCCAGCAGAACGGCACGCCACAGAACGGCACTCAGCCGAACGGTGCGAAGTCCAACGGTGTGCAGCCCAAGGCCAAGTCGAACGGCACGGGTCCGACGGTCTCGGCACGCCGTCCATTGAGCAAGGCCGAGTACGCCCGCACGACGAAGGCGGCCCCCGACGTCACGGCGGTGATCCCGGCGGTGCGTGACGACCAGCCGGCCCCCGGTGACGCCAAGGCGCCACCGACCGGAGACGACCGTCCCACACAGACGTTCAAGGCCGTCCCGCGTGAGGCACCGGAGAAGAAGCCGGCGCCCAAGCCGCAGCAGAAGGCGGACCAGTCCGCCCCGAAGCAGCAGCCGAAGGCCCGGCCGACCGAGTCCAAGAAGCCGGCCGCCCCTGCCGCGGCCGCCGGTGCCGCAGCTGCGGCCGCGAGCGCGCCCACCGCTCCCGCGCCGAAGGCCCCGGCTCCCGTGGTCCCCCGCCCGGGCGAGCCGAAGCCCGCTCCGGTGACGAAGACGGCGCCGGCCGCGCCGAGCAAGCCTGCTGCCAAGAGCACGCCGAGTACGTCCTCGACCACGTCGTCGGCCCCGGCCGCGGAGTCGGCCACGACCCGCTCGGCCCAGCTCAAGGTCAAGCACGTCGACCCCTGGAGCGTCACCAAGATGGCGTTCGTCGTCTCGGTGTCCCTGATGGTCGTCAGCGTCGTCGCGGTGACGGTGTTCTGGCTCGTCATGCAGATCACCGGCGTGTGGGGCTCGCTGAACGACAGCGTCTCCAACGTGCTCGCCGACGACGCCTCGGGCTTCGACGTCACCGACTACCTCGGCTTCGGCCGGGTCGTGGGCCTGACGCTGTTGGTCTCGAGCCTCAACGTGATCTTCATGTCCGCCCTGGCCACGATCGCTGCTCACCTGTACAACCTCGCCGCCGGGATTCTGGGCGGAATCGAGGTCACGTTCGGCGAACGCCGCTGACCACGGCGGCCGATCGGGTCCGCGCGCGCAGCACGCGCGGACCCGATTGGAAGTCCCCCAGGGGCTTGCGGTAATCTCTTCTATTGCTGCCCGGGGCCTATAGCTCAGCTCGGTTAGAGCGCTTCCCTGATAAGGAAGAGGTCGATGGTTCAAGTCCATCTAGGCCCACCCGAAGGAGGATCGACATGAAGAAGCTCCTCACCCTCGCGGCCGCGGTCGCCGGGGCCGTCTGGTTCTCCCGCCGCCGCAAGTCCGCCGCACAGCCCGATCCGTGGGCCGCGCACAGCGATACGGTCTGATCACTCCCACCAGGGGCCTTGGCGCAATTGGTAGCGCACCTGCTTTGCAAGCAGGGGGTTAGGGGTTCGAGTCCCCTAGGCTCCACCACCTTCCCCAGTCCTTCGATCGCGGGGCTGATCCGGCGCAGGGCGTCTCAGCCGCCTCAGCCGTCACGAACCGTCACCTTCCGACGAGCGGTATCGGTCCCACTGCGGTACCAAGGGTGGAGGGCTCGGCGCTCCAGTGTCGACCGACGCAGCCGCGCCCGTGGAGGAGAAAACCCATGGACAACATCGACACCTGGGTCTGGGTACTGATCGCCGTCGTGGCGGTGTTGCTGGTCGCCGCCCTCGTCTGGGCCCTCACCAAGGGCCGTCAGGCGAAGGAGCAGCGCCGGCTCGAGAAGGAGCGCGAGAACCGCGAGGAGGCCGCACGCCTGCGCGACGAGGCCCATGAAGCCACGGTCACCGCTCGCCAGACGGAGGCCGAGGCCGCCGCTGCCCGCGCGGACGCCGAGCAGGCCCGGCTGGACGCCGAGCGGCTCGAGCAGCGAGCCGGCAAGCTCGAGGGCGAGGCCACCGAGGTCAAGCAGCACGCCGAGCACCACTCGACGCAGGCCGACAAGATCGACCCGGACGTCACGACCGACAAGCACGGCAACGTGACCGAGACGTACGAGACGCGCGAGACGACGACGGCCGCCGACCCCGCGGTCGCCGGTGGCGAGTACCGCGAGACGCGCACGGACGTCACGCGCGACGAGGTCCTGCCGCCCGATCCGGGCCAGGGCCCCGACGCGACGCGTCGCTGACCGACCGATCCACGACCTCTCGGGTGATCCGCCAGCCAGGCGGGTCACCCGATGTCGTCGTGCCGGGTTCAGCAGGCCCATTGCGCGGGTGTCACCTCGAGACCGTCGCGGCGCGGCGCGGTGATCATCAGCGACGTCCCCTCGTCGAGTCCGGGGTCACCCACGACACGGTGACCTCCCCCGGTTCCTTCACGGCTGGGGACGAACCTGTGGACAGACGACGGCGTTGTCCCCAGGTGTGCACAGAGGTGTGGACAAACTACACGCATGTAGTTTCCTGTCATTTCACCGCAGAACGGCCGCCGCGCCCGGCCCGTGCACGACCGGCTCAGTAGGATGGCCGAATGCCGTTGACCGCCCCCGATGTCCTGCGCGCGGCAGGTGTCATCAGCCTCGTCGCGGCGACGATCGAGGGCGGGTGGCTCGGCTTCGCCCTGTTCTTCCTCGTCCTCGGAGCGCTGTTCGTTCCGCGGGCGATCGGCTCGTCACCGTGGCTCGACCTGGCGTACTGCGGCACCCTGCTGCTCGGCGGCTGGGCGGCCCAGCTCGACTGGTACGTGGCCATCCCGGCCCTGGATCTCGTGGTCCATGCGACCGCCACCGGGCTCATCGCCGTCATCACCTGGCAGGTGCTCGTGCGCGCCGACGCGCTGCCCCGGCACCGCGATCCCCGGATCGGCCGTCCCGCGCTCGGCGCCTTCGTCACGACCGCCACGGCCGCCGTCACCCTGGCCGTGCTCTGGGAGTTCGGCGAGTGGCTGGGTCACACGTACCTCGACGAGCGCATCCAGGTCGGCTACGACGACACGATCGGCGACCTGGCCGCCGGAGCGCTCGGAGCGGTGGTCGCCGCGCTCATCGTCAGCTGCACCGACATGGCGGAGCCGCAGTGACCCGTCCTCGTATCTCCGTCGTGATCCCGGTCCACGACGACGCCGTCGAGCTCGGCGCCTGCCTGCGCCTGCTGGCCCGCCAGACCGTGGCGCCCGACGAGGTCGTCGTGGTCGACAACGCCAGCACCGACGCCTCGGTCGAGGTGGCGCTCGCGTACGGAGCACGTGTCGTGACCGAGCCCCGGCTCGGCATCCCCGTCGCCGCGGCGTGCGGCTACGATGCCGCGACCGGCGACGTCATCGCCCGCCTCGACGCCGACTCGCGCCCCGAGCCCGACTGGGTCGCCCAGATCGCGCGAGCCATGTCCGACCCCAGGGTCGACGCCGTCACGGGCCCCGGCCGGTTTCACGACCTGCCCGCCGTCCTGCGACCTCCCGCCGCACTCGTCTACCTGGGTGCCTACTTCGTGCTGACCTACCTCGCGCTGGCGCACGTGCCCCTGTGGGGCTCGAGCATGGCGGTGCGGCGCACCAGCTGGCAGCGGGTCCGCGACGAGGTGCACCGGCTCGACGACGTCCACGACGACATGGACCTGTCCTTCGTCCTCGGACCGGAGTCGGTGATCCGCTACGACCGCGGCCTGCGCGTCGGGGTGTCGGCCCGGTCCCTGCGCGGCTGGCCGCAGTTGCGGCGCAGGATGGGGCGGGCCGTCACGACGCTGCGGCTGAACTGGGCCGTCCGCCCCCCGTGGACGCGTTGGCAGGACCGGATCCGGCGGATCAGCGCAGGCTGATCCAGATCAGCAGCTGGGTCACCAGGAAGCCGGTGAGGAAGTTGAGCCACAGGAACCTGCGCCAGCCCGCATTCGCCTGCTCGCACGTCTCGTCGGTGACCGACAGGAACGGAGCGATGTTCGCGGCGTACGGCAGCACCAGCAGCGCGGCCAGGGTCGCGGGCCACGGCAGCGCCAACAGACACACCCCCGCCAGCAGGTAGGCCGCCAGCGCGAACCACGTGGTGTTGCGGGCGCCCAGCACCGTGCCGATCGAGCCGATGTCCGCCGCGCGATCGGCCGTGACGTCCTGCACGGCGCCGAAGGCGTGGGAGCCGACGCCCCAGAGGAAGAAGCCGACGAGCGCGGCCACGACCGTGACACCGAGTTCGACCTCGTGACCGCGGGCGTCGGCCAGGGCCAGCCCGAACACCGCCGGGCTGACGAAGTGGGTGCTGGAGGTGATCGAGTCCAGGAAGGGCCGCTCCTTGAAGCGCAGGACCGGCGCCGAGTACGCCACCACGGCGAAGATGCTGATCGTGAGGACGAGATTGGACGCGACCGATCCGACGGCGGCGAACAGCACGACGAACGGCACGTTCGAGACCACCGCGGCCCAGATGGTGAGCCGGTGGACGCGGCGGTCCAGGACGACACCTTCGACGCCGCCCTTGCGCGGGTTGCGCAGGTCGGACTCGTAGTCGAAGACGTCGTTGATTCCGTACATGAGCAGGTTGTAGGGGATCAGGAACCACAGGCAGCCCAGCCAGAACAGGGCGTCGGGCCCGCCCCCGGCCAGCAGGTAGGCCGCACCGAACGGGAACGCCGTGTTGACCCAGGACAGCGGACGGGACGAGGCCAGCACCTGTCCCAGAGGGCTCACGCCCGTGCCTCGTCGCGGTCGAGCAGCAGCGTCAGCGCCGACACGAGGACGGTCGCCGCGATCGGCCACGCGAAGTCCTCGATCGGCGCGAGTCCCACGTGGATGCCGATGAGGGACGACTCGTCGAAACGGAACAGGTCCGCAGCGATCATGATGCTGTCGAAGACGGCGGTCAGCACGCACAGAACCAGGGCGGTCAGGCCGGTCGCGGCCCACCAGCGCCGATCCGGACGACGGACGAACACCGCGACGGCCAGGACAGGCAGGGTCACCGCGACGAAGACGGTCGCCAGTTGCAGGTAGGTCATCGGCGCACCGACTCGCGCTGGCGCAGCAGGAGACCGAACAGTCCGTGCAGCACGCCGGTGACGTA
Above is a window of Aeromicrobium senzhongii DNA encoding:
- a CDS encoding prenyltransferase — protein: MSPLGQVLASSRPLSWVNTAFPFGAAYLLAGGGPDALFWLGCLWFLIPYNLLMYGINDVFDYESDLRNPRKGGVEGVVLDRRVHRLTIWAAVVSNVPFVVLFAAVGSVASNLVLTISIFAVVAYSAPVLRFKERPFLDSITSSTHFVSPAVFGLALADARGHEVELGVTVVAALVGFFLWGVGSHAFGAVQDVTADRAADIGSIGTVLGARNTTWFALAAYLLAGVCLLALPWPATLAALLVLPYAANIAPFLSVTDETCEQANAGWRRFLWLNFLTGFLVTQLLIWISLR
- a CDS encoding glycosyltransferase family 2 protein, translating into MTRPRISVVIPVHDDAVELGACLRLLARQTVAPDEVVVVDNASTDASVEVALAYGARVVTEPRLGIPVAAACGYDAATGDVIARLDADSRPEPDWVAQIARAMSDPRVDAVTGPGRFHDLPAVLRPPAALVYLGAYFVLTYLALAHVPLWGSSMAVRRTSWQRVRDEVHRLDDVHDDMDLSFVLGPESVIRYDRGLRVGVSARSLRGWPQLRRRMGRAVTTLRLNWAVRPPWTRWQDRIRRISAG
- a CDS encoding DUF3566 domain-containing protein, producing the protein MTDQKPGDGQQNGTPQNGTQPNGAKSNGVQPKAKSNGTGPTVSARRPLSKAEYARTTKAAPDVTAVIPAVRDDQPAPGDAKAPPTGDDRPTQTFKAVPREAPEKKPAPKPQQKADQSAPKQQPKARPTESKKPAAPAAAAGAAAAAASAPTAPAPKAPAPVVPRPGEPKPAPVTKTAPAAPSKPAAKSTPSTSSTTSSAPAAESATTRSAQLKVKHVDPWSVTKMAFVVSVSLMVVSVVAVTVFWLVMQITGVWGSLNDSVSNVLADDASGFDVTDYLGFGRVVGLTLLVSSLNVIFMSALATIAAHLYNLAAGILGGIEVTFGERR
- the gyrA gene encoding DNA gyrase subunit A, which gives rise to MQRSYIDYAMSVIVSRALPDVRDGLKPVHRRVLYAMYDGGYRPDRGFNKCSRIVGDVMGQYHPHGDSAIYDTLVRLAQPWVMRAPMISGQGNFGSPGDDPAAAMRYTECKLAPIAMEMVKDIDEETVDFKANYDGRSQEPTVLPARIPNLLVNGSAGIAVGMATNIPPHNLREVAEGVQWALEHPEASREELLEALLERIKGPDFPTDGLIVGTSGIEDMYRTGRGSVPMRAVVSIEEDTKGRMQLVVTELPYQVNPDGLMRKIADLAQSGRVQGISDLRDESSDRAGRRIVIEIRRDAVARVVLNNLYKHTDLQTNFSANMLAIVDDVPRTLTLDGFISHWITHQISVIRRRTEYRLRKAEERAHILRGLVKALDLLDDVIALIRRSPTVDEARQGLMELLDIDELQATAILDMQLRRLAALERQKIIDDLAAIEQEIAAYKLILASEARQREIVGEELAVIVDKYGDDRRTKIIAADGDLSDEDLIPDEDLVVTITKGGYAKRTKTDLYRVQNRGGKGVRGASLRGEDVVEHVFSTTAHHWILFFTTAGRVYRAKAYHLPEGGRDARGGHVAGLLAFQPDEEIAQVLAIRDYEQAPYLVLATKRGLVKKTRLTDYNSPRQAGVIAINFRDEDDELVGAELVSPEDDILLISRKAQSIRFRADDEQLRPMGRATSGVTGMKFRDDDSLLSMTVIKAGADEEGKDDESQQLYVFTVTDGGFAKKTRIDEYRVQGRGGLGIKAMQITESRGELVGGLVLRDDDDVISVTEHGQITRSLVSGVPVKGRGTMGVSFVKFKGNDRVVTIARNTDLTVEDAAEPAEESNTSGDDSD
- a CDS encoding lycopene cyclase domain-containing protein, whose protein sequence is MTYLQLATVFVAVTLPVLAVAVFVRRPDRRWWAATGLTALVLCVLTAVFDSIMIAADLFRFDESSLIGIHVGLAPIEDFAWPIAATVLVSALTLLLDRDEARA